A single window of Nasonia vitripennis strain AsymCx chromosome 4, Nvit_psr_1.1, whole genome shotgun sequence DNA harbors:
- the LOC100119981 gene encoding tetratricopeptide repeat protein 14 homolog isoform X1, whose translation MDGMDSHLIAQALNYHGQQLQKVWESERNESELLMLNLKEPSFEIYQQRQKTLSFSDRGKRLKLQQFIAKKADTLYDKSNLIRTADPIKQELGDEEFYATMPGLDSFVAMEKSQRIRNFLESLLVGDVIFAQVMGKSAAGLLLKVLCNCSDFPRVVSDLGVKALILNTATVPAVDKKGVTRGYMANDLVCVVVGEVNVEAERVVAVMNVPAREGQAPHPPMGLVHAEDLPDAYKKAMDNKGQSYETIMENSSGFNNPNNIKYLSDLLGLGQLNYSNMVGLRERFPPNEYASELRQAQASKWAFRSVAEGIDHFKAGRHSEAFQCLNKALTVDPRNVEGLVARGALYANSGSFKKAIDDFETALKLNPSHANARKYMAETLVALGRSYEDEKKYEEALKAYENCLSIAPYHEEAKNSIEYIKGKTNLSSNLPTVTNSSTVAVAAAAAVALEPFKAFENEAAEAEAKREKKKRKKERKARSKKRQRWSSSSSSSSGGSSTSTSSSDSSGSSGSSSGGSSRSNSRSPGRKRKHKKDHHGSSLSPLSKRMAQYNNPPATATAAAATGGHLSVSSHDMLAPSLYSSNSREKEDYELKVRKFLEQTKDDSDYEDKVRKFLEETARWKREKEKEKKHVEVEKKVKKKKKEKKIKDKDKEEKKLRKKKKKEERKKRKNKDKLERDLQESLPDLDQLQSKLSAYYAKVEKETAVIKRYVDQYNDMPSPLSNAEKLSESNRREDDMRREKDRDDVFKTYHDRDPRLALPPQRKEVQRKPFSDIFEQDSQLIHPEPKPPALDTVALNAKWKAVQASRQREPLQQKWQELPAEKKLKNALESEDEELEIQRPLDKSLNIRKHMQREIAEKRAMQQMAAPAPPPVHKDSPHKIQQQQSQMPIKYPTPQPQNKFQSYKDSSMMQQPQQSPQQTTKYSTLGHKFQPIGQASDSKSKGASRSDSESDRERGRRVIAGPQGSHKQPPPPHHDQRHSRSRSRSGSSSGSSRSRHSVRRSRSRSYSNRRSGSYERKYSRSPSGTYSGRSRSRSGGRSRSRSYSRSRSRSPDRGYYRKRFNNRPFNNRGTYYKPRFQPFNNQNRGRGDFRNHNNQNRFNNQNNYNNRYNNRRGFHHNQRGGHMMNHGRGGRMNNRGGRFFHNNRQHNFRDNFRDRRDFRDRRPGSRDRYSDRSYSPDPMRKVDEAKEKINKMIEEGGERPRSRDRSSRSRSRSRSHSRSHSRGRGRSRSRDRARDRSRSRSRDRGDRDRGRDRSSGDRERSEPPVPPMSPAGKRRGESRGRSEEEDDYERWGEGEEVDGKSKEDLGTAGDDILPEEKDDFIQRMKQRSQNVLIKRAIEARTWFRPASP comes from the exons ATGGATGGAATGGATTCACACCTGATTGCACAAGCCCTCAACTATCATGGGCAGCAGCTCCAAAAAGTGTGGGAGAGTGAACGTAATGAATCCGAGTTGCTTATGCTGAATTTAAAAGAGCCAAGCTTTGAAATCTACCAACAGCGACAAAAAACTTTAAG TTTCAGTGACAGGGGGAAAAGGTTGAAACTGCAGCAGTTTATTGCTAAGAAAGCTGATACTTTGTACGACAAGTCTAATCTTATTAGAACTGCTGATCCAATCAAACAAGAGCTTGGTGATGAAG AATTCTATGCTACTATGCCTGGTTTGGATTCATTTGTTGCGATGGAAAAATCACAGCGCATACGTAACTTTTTAGAG AGCTTATTAGTTGGGGATGTAATTTTTGCACAAGTCATGGGCAAAAGTGCCGCTGGTCTTTTATTGAAGGTTTTATGCAACTGTAGCGATTTTCCCAGGGTAGTGTCTGATCTTGGAGTAAAG GCTTTAATATTGAACACAGCTACTGTACCAGCAGTGGATAAAAAAGGTGTAACAAGAGGCTACATGGCCAATGATCTAGTCTGCGTTGTAGTTGGGGAAGTTAATGTGGAGGCTGAGCGTGTTGTAGCAGTTATGAATGTACCTGCTCGTGAAGGTCAAGCTCCTCATCCACCTATGGGACTTGTACATGCTGAAGACCTACCAGATGCATACAA GAAAGCTATGGACAACAAAGGGCAAAGCTATGAGACAATCATGGAGAATAGCTCTGGGTTCAACAATCCTAACAACATAAAGTATCTGTCTGATTTATTGGGTCTTGGTCAACTCAACTACTCAAATATGGTTGGACTAAG AGAAAGGTTTCCACCGAATGAGTATGCTAGTGAGCTTAGACAAGCACAGGCTAGCAAATGGGCATTTCGCAGTGTCGCCGAAGGTATTGATCACTTCAAAGCTGGCAGGCATTCGGAGGCATTCCAGTGCTTGAATAAAGCCCTCACAGTCGATCCACGCAATGTCGAAGGTCTCGTAGCTAGAGGTGCACT ATATGCGAACAGCGGCAGTTTCAAGAAAGCCATAGACGACTTTGAGACGGCGTTGAAGCTCAACCCAAGTCACGCAAACGCGCGCAAATACATGGCAGAGACACTGGTAGCGCTGGGTCGCAGCTACGAAGATGAAAAGAAGTACGAAGAAGCGCTAAAGGCTTACGAAAACTGTTTGAGCATAGCGCCGTACCACGAGGAGGCCAAGAACTCGATAGAGTATATCAAGGGCAAGACAAACCTGTCCTCAAATCTGCCGACAGTGACGAACTCTTCGACAGTCGCAGTAGCTGCGGCTGCGGCGGTGGCCTTAGAGCCATTCAAGGCCTTCGAGAATGAAGCTGCCGAGGCCGAGGCTAAacgcgagaagaagaagcgcaaGAAGGAGCGTAAGGCGCGCTCGAAGAAGCGCCAACGATGGAGCTCTAGTTCGAGTTCATCGAGTGGCGGATCTTCGACCAGTACCAGCAGCTCCGACTCGTCAGGTAGCTCGGGCAGCTCATCGGGCGGAAGCTCCCGCTCCAACTCGCGGTCACCTGGTCGCAAGCGCAAGCACAAGAAGGACCATCATGGATCCTCGCTTTCGCCACTGTCTAAGCGCATGGCGCAATACAACAATCCGCCCGCGACtgcgactgctgctgccgcaACCGGCGGACACCTCTctgttagtagtcacgatatGCTCGCACCTAGTTTATATAGTTCAAACTCACGGGAGAAAGAGGATTACGAGCTGAAAGTGCGTAAGTTCCTTGAGCAGACGAAAGACGACTCCGACTACGAAGATAAG GTCAGAAAGTTCCTTGAAGAGACAGCGAGGTGGAAACGAGAAAAGGAGAAGGAAAAGAAACACGTGGAGGTTGAGAAGAAagtaaagaaaaagaagaaggagaagaaaatcaAGGATAAGGAtaaagaggagaaaaagttgcgcaagaagaaaaagaaagaggaacGTAAGAAACGCAAAAACAAGGACAAACTTGAGCGCGACTTGCAGGAATCTTTACCAGATCTTGATCAGCTTCAGTCAAAACTTAGTGCCTATTATGCAAAGGTTGAAAAAGAGACAGCCGTCATTAAAAG GTATGTAGATCAGTATAATGACATGCCTTCCCCTCTTAGTAATGCTGAAAAACTTTCCGAGTCCAATCGCCGAGAAGACGATATgcgcagagagaaagatagagatGACGTTTTTAAGACGTATCACGACAGAGATCCCAGGCTAGCCTTACCCCCGCAGAGGAAAG AAGTACAACGCAAGCCGTTCTCAGATATATTTGAGCAGGATTCGCAGTTGATTCATCCGGAACCGAAGCCTCCAGCTTTAGACACTGTTGCGCTAAATGCCAAGTGGAAAGCCGTGCAAGCCTCTAG GCAACGAGAACCACTACAACAAAAATGGCAAGAGTTGCCAGCGGAGAAGAAATTAAAGAATGCACTTGAAAGCGAAGATGAGGAGCTTGAGATTCAGCGGCCTCTCGACAAGTCGCTCAATATTCGTAAACACATGCAACGCGAGATAGCGGAGAAACGTGCCATGCAACAAATGGCAGCTCCCGCGCCACCGCCTGTTCACAAAGATTCGCCGCATAAGATACAGCAGCAACAGTCTCAGATGCCAATAAAGTACCCAACACCTCAACCGCAAAACAAGTTCCAGAGCTACAAAGACTCGTCGATGATGCAGCAGCCACAGCAGTCGCCTCAACAGACGACCAAGTATTCAACCCTTGGCCACAAGTTCCAGCCAATCGGCCAGGCCAGCGACTCCAAGTCCAAGGGCGCCTCGCGCTCTGACTCTGAGAGCGACCGCGAGCGTGGTCGACGTGTCATCGCAGGACCTCAGGGCAGTCATAAACAGCCGCCACCGCCACACCACGATCAGAGACACTCGCGGTCTCGCTCACGTAGCGGCTCCAGCTCTGGCTCGTCGCGCTCGCGACACTCGGTCAGGCGTTCGCGCTCCCGGTCCTATTCGAACCGCAGGTCTGGCAGCTACGAGCGAAAGTACAGCCGTTCACCATCGGGTACCTACTCTGGTAGATCTCGTTCGCGATCAGGTGGAAGATCTAGATCTAGGTCCTACTCTCGTTCGCGTTCGCGCAGTCCTGATCGTGGCTACTACCGTAAGCGATTCAACAATCGTCCGTTCAACAACCGCGGCACCTATTACAAGCCGCGCTTCCAGCCGTTTAACAATCAAAACCGCGGCCGTGGGGACTTCCGCAATCACAATAACCAGAATCGCTTCAACAATCAAAACAATTATAATAATCGATACAACAATCGGCGTGGATTCCACCACAATCAACGTGGCGGTCACATGATGAATCACGGTCGAGGCGGTCGTATGAACAACCGCGGTGGCAGGTTCTTCCACAACAACCGGCAGCACAACTTCCGGGATAACTTTAGAGATCGCAGGGACTTCCGAGACAGACGACCAGGTTCGCGCGATCGTTACAGCGACAGAAGCTACTCGCCAGATCCAATGCGCAAAGTCGACGAAGCCAAGGAGAAGATCAATAAGATGATCGAAGAGGGCGGAGAGAGGCCACGCTCGCGCGACAGATCTTCGCGATCACGATCAAGATCGAGGTCGCATTCGCGCTCGCACAGTCGAGGCCGAGGCAGGTCGAGGTCTCGCGACAGGGCGAGAGACCGTTCGCGCTCGAGGTCTAGAGACCGTGGAGATCGAGATCGAGGCAGGGATCGTTCATCCGGTGACCGAGAGAGGAGCGAACCGCCAGTACCTCCGATGTCGCCTGCGGGAAAGAGACGCGGCGAGTCCAGAGGCCGTAGCGAAGAGGAAGATGACTACGAACGTTGGGGCGAGGGAGAGGAGGTTGACGGAAAG AGCAAGGAGGATTTGGGTACAGCTGGAGACGACATATTACCGGAAGAGAAGGACGATTTTATTCAGCGTATGAAGCAGCGCAGTCAGAACGTTCTTATTAAGAGAGCTATCGAGGCGAGAACATGGTTTAGGCCTGCTTCACCTTAG
- the LOC100119981 gene encoding tetratricopeptide repeat protein 14 homolog isoform X4, with product MDGMDSHLIAQALNYHGQQLQKVWESERNESELLMLNLKEPSFEIYQQRQKTLSFSDRGKRLKLQQFIAKKADTLYDKSNLIRTADPIKQELGDEEFYATMPGLDSFVAMEKSQRIRNFLESLLVGDVIFAQVMGKSAAGLLLKVLCNCSDFPRVVSDLGVKALILNTATVPAVDKKGVTRGYMANDLVCVVVGEVNVEAERVVAVMNVPAREGQAPHPPMGLVHAEDLPDAYKKAMDNKGQSYETIMENSSGFNNPNNIKYLSDLLGLGQLNYSNMVGLRERFPPNEYASELRQAQASKWAFRSVAEGIDHFKAGRHSEAFQCLNKALTVDPRNVEGLVARGALYANSGSFKKAIDDFETALKLNPSHANARKYMAETLVALGRSYEDEKKYEEALKAYENCLSIAPYHEEAKNSIEYIKGKTNLSSNLPTVTNSSTVAVAAAAAVALEPFKAFENEAAEAEAKREKKKRKKERKARSKKRQRWSSSSSSSSGGSSTSTSSSDSSGSSGSSSGGSSRSNSRSPGRKRKHKKDHHGSSLSPLSKRMAQYNNPPATATAAAATGGHLSVSSHDMLAPSLYSSNSREKEDYELKVRKFLEQTKDDSDYEDKVRKFLEETARWKREKEKEKKHVEVEKKVKKKKKEKKIKDKDKEEKKLRKKKKKEERKKRKNKDKLERDLQESLPDLDQLQSKLSAYYAKVEKETAVIKSNAEKLSESNRREDDMRREKDRDDVFKTYHDRDPRLALPPQRKVQRKPFSDIFEQDSQLIHPEPKPPALDTVALNAKWKAVQASRQREPLQQKWQELPAEKKLKNALESEDEELEIQRPLDKSLNIRKHMQREIAEKRAMQQMAAPAPPPVHKDSPHKIQQQQSQMPIKYPTPQPQNKFQSYKDSSMMQQPQQSPQQTTKYSTLGHKFQPIGQASDSKSKGASRSDSESDRERGRRVIAGPQGSHKQPPPPHHDQRHSRSRSRSGSSSGSSRSRHSVRRSRSRSYSNRRSGSYERKYSRSPSGTYSGRSRSRSGGRSRSRSYSRSRSRSPDRGYYRKRFNNRPFNNRGTYYKPRFQPFNNQNRGRGDFRNHNNQNRFNNQNNYNNRYNNRRGFHHNQRGGHMMNHGRGGRMNNRGGRFFHNNRQHNFRDNFRDRRDFRDRRPGSRDRYSDRSYSPDPMRKVDEAKEKINKMIEEGGERPRSRDRSSRSRSRSRSHSRSHSRGRGRSRSRDRARDRSRSRSRDRGDRDRGRDRSSGDRERSEPPVPPMSPAGKRRGESRGRSEEEDDYERWGEGEEVDGKSKEDLGTAGDDILPEEKDDFIQRMKQRSQNVLIKRAIEARTWFRPASP from the exons ATGGATGGAATGGATTCACACCTGATTGCACAAGCCCTCAACTATCATGGGCAGCAGCTCCAAAAAGTGTGGGAGAGTGAACGTAATGAATCCGAGTTGCTTATGCTGAATTTAAAAGAGCCAAGCTTTGAAATCTACCAACAGCGACAAAAAACTTTAAG TTTCAGTGACAGGGGGAAAAGGTTGAAACTGCAGCAGTTTATTGCTAAGAAAGCTGATACTTTGTACGACAAGTCTAATCTTATTAGAACTGCTGATCCAATCAAACAAGAGCTTGGTGATGAAG AATTCTATGCTACTATGCCTGGTTTGGATTCATTTGTTGCGATGGAAAAATCACAGCGCATACGTAACTTTTTAGAG AGCTTATTAGTTGGGGATGTAATTTTTGCACAAGTCATGGGCAAAAGTGCCGCTGGTCTTTTATTGAAGGTTTTATGCAACTGTAGCGATTTTCCCAGGGTAGTGTCTGATCTTGGAGTAAAG GCTTTAATATTGAACACAGCTACTGTACCAGCAGTGGATAAAAAAGGTGTAACAAGAGGCTACATGGCCAATGATCTAGTCTGCGTTGTAGTTGGGGAAGTTAATGTGGAGGCTGAGCGTGTTGTAGCAGTTATGAATGTACCTGCTCGTGAAGGTCAAGCTCCTCATCCACCTATGGGACTTGTACATGCTGAAGACCTACCAGATGCATACAA GAAAGCTATGGACAACAAAGGGCAAAGCTATGAGACAATCATGGAGAATAGCTCTGGGTTCAACAATCCTAACAACATAAAGTATCTGTCTGATTTATTGGGTCTTGGTCAACTCAACTACTCAAATATGGTTGGACTAAG AGAAAGGTTTCCACCGAATGAGTATGCTAGTGAGCTTAGACAAGCACAGGCTAGCAAATGGGCATTTCGCAGTGTCGCCGAAGGTATTGATCACTTCAAAGCTGGCAGGCATTCGGAGGCATTCCAGTGCTTGAATAAAGCCCTCACAGTCGATCCACGCAATGTCGAAGGTCTCGTAGCTAGAGGTGCACT ATATGCGAACAGCGGCAGTTTCAAGAAAGCCATAGACGACTTTGAGACGGCGTTGAAGCTCAACCCAAGTCACGCAAACGCGCGCAAATACATGGCAGAGACACTGGTAGCGCTGGGTCGCAGCTACGAAGATGAAAAGAAGTACGAAGAAGCGCTAAAGGCTTACGAAAACTGTTTGAGCATAGCGCCGTACCACGAGGAGGCCAAGAACTCGATAGAGTATATCAAGGGCAAGACAAACCTGTCCTCAAATCTGCCGACAGTGACGAACTCTTCGACAGTCGCAGTAGCTGCGGCTGCGGCGGTGGCCTTAGAGCCATTCAAGGCCTTCGAGAATGAAGCTGCCGAGGCCGAGGCTAAacgcgagaagaagaagcgcaaGAAGGAGCGTAAGGCGCGCTCGAAGAAGCGCCAACGATGGAGCTCTAGTTCGAGTTCATCGAGTGGCGGATCTTCGACCAGTACCAGCAGCTCCGACTCGTCAGGTAGCTCGGGCAGCTCATCGGGCGGAAGCTCCCGCTCCAACTCGCGGTCACCTGGTCGCAAGCGCAAGCACAAGAAGGACCATCATGGATCCTCGCTTTCGCCACTGTCTAAGCGCATGGCGCAATACAACAATCCGCCCGCGACtgcgactgctgctgccgcaACCGGCGGACACCTCTctgttagtagtcacgatatGCTCGCACCTAGTTTATATAGTTCAAACTCACGGGAGAAAGAGGATTACGAGCTGAAAGTGCGTAAGTTCCTTGAGCAGACGAAAGACGACTCCGACTACGAAGATAAG GTCAGAAAGTTCCTTGAAGAGACAGCGAGGTGGAAACGAGAAAAGGAGAAGGAAAAGAAACACGTGGAGGTTGAGAAGAAagtaaagaaaaagaagaaggagaagaaaatcaAGGATAAGGAtaaagaggagaaaaagttgcgcaagaagaaaaagaaagaggaacGTAAGAAACGCAAAAACAAGGACAAACTTGAGCGCGACTTGCAGGAATCTTTACCAGATCTTGATCAGCTTCAGTCAAAACTTAGTGCCTATTATGCAAAGGTTGAAAAAGAGACAGCCGTCATTAAAAG TAATGCTGAAAAACTTTCCGAGTCCAATCGCCGAGAAGACGATATgcgcagagagaaagatagagatGACGTTTTTAAGACGTATCACGACAGAGATCCCAGGCTAGCCTTACCCCCGCAGAGGAAAG TACAACGCAAGCCGTTCTCAGATATATTTGAGCAGGATTCGCAGTTGATTCATCCGGAACCGAAGCCTCCAGCTTTAGACACTGTTGCGCTAAATGCCAAGTGGAAAGCCGTGCAAGCCTCTAG GCAACGAGAACCACTACAACAAAAATGGCAAGAGTTGCCAGCGGAGAAGAAATTAAAGAATGCACTTGAAAGCGAAGATGAGGAGCTTGAGATTCAGCGGCCTCTCGACAAGTCGCTCAATATTCGTAAACACATGCAACGCGAGATAGCGGAGAAACGTGCCATGCAACAAATGGCAGCTCCCGCGCCACCGCCTGTTCACAAAGATTCGCCGCATAAGATACAGCAGCAACAGTCTCAGATGCCAATAAAGTACCCAACACCTCAACCGCAAAACAAGTTCCAGAGCTACAAAGACTCGTCGATGATGCAGCAGCCACAGCAGTCGCCTCAACAGACGACCAAGTATTCAACCCTTGGCCACAAGTTCCAGCCAATCGGCCAGGCCAGCGACTCCAAGTCCAAGGGCGCCTCGCGCTCTGACTCTGAGAGCGACCGCGAGCGTGGTCGACGTGTCATCGCAGGACCTCAGGGCAGTCATAAACAGCCGCCACCGCCACACCACGATCAGAGACACTCGCGGTCTCGCTCACGTAGCGGCTCCAGCTCTGGCTCGTCGCGCTCGCGACACTCGGTCAGGCGTTCGCGCTCCCGGTCCTATTCGAACCGCAGGTCTGGCAGCTACGAGCGAAAGTACAGCCGTTCACCATCGGGTACCTACTCTGGTAGATCTCGTTCGCGATCAGGTGGAAGATCTAGATCTAGGTCCTACTCTCGTTCGCGTTCGCGCAGTCCTGATCGTGGCTACTACCGTAAGCGATTCAACAATCGTCCGTTCAACAACCGCGGCACCTATTACAAGCCGCGCTTCCAGCCGTTTAACAATCAAAACCGCGGCCGTGGGGACTTCCGCAATCACAATAACCAGAATCGCTTCAACAATCAAAACAATTATAATAATCGATACAACAATCGGCGTGGATTCCACCACAATCAACGTGGCGGTCACATGATGAATCACGGTCGAGGCGGTCGTATGAACAACCGCGGTGGCAGGTTCTTCCACAACAACCGGCAGCACAACTTCCGGGATAACTTTAGAGATCGCAGGGACTTCCGAGACAGACGACCAGGTTCGCGCGATCGTTACAGCGACAGAAGCTACTCGCCAGATCCAATGCGCAAAGTCGACGAAGCCAAGGAGAAGATCAATAAGATGATCGAAGAGGGCGGAGAGAGGCCACGCTCGCGCGACAGATCTTCGCGATCACGATCAAGATCGAGGTCGCATTCGCGCTCGCACAGTCGAGGCCGAGGCAGGTCGAGGTCTCGCGACAGGGCGAGAGACCGTTCGCGCTCGAGGTCTAGAGACCGTGGAGATCGAGATCGAGGCAGGGATCGTTCATCCGGTGACCGAGAGAGGAGCGAACCGCCAGTACCTCCGATGTCGCCTGCGGGAAAGAGACGCGGCGAGTCCAGAGGCCGTAGCGAAGAGGAAGATGACTACGAACGTTGGGGCGAGGGAGAGGAGGTTGACGGAAAG AGCAAGGAGGATTTGGGTACAGCTGGAGACGACATATTACCGGAAGAGAAGGACGATTTTATTCAGCGTATGAAGCAGCGCAGTCAGAACGTTCTTATTAAGAGAGCTATCGAGGCGAGAACATGGTTTAGGCCTGCTTCACCTTAG